AAGTACaactattttttcaactaataaCTATCCACACAACTACCTTGCACTAACAACGGCACAAACCCtataaattagaatcaattaactTCCAAGTTCCAGCCTATCACAAAAAGGCTTCGCTTTCAAGTTTCAACCGTTGGAGTTTATTTATTCAAGACTAAAATCATAATGTATTGTTTAACAGAAAGAAATGATTCATTGATTTTTCAACAGCACATATACAGCCCAAATCAATACATCAAAAACTATAGGAATTCAATTATTAGCCGAATCTTGTAATATAATATTTCTTCATATTTGATACTCCCTCCCTCTTAaaataatatactccctccgaaccattataatagtctcatttgcttgggcacggttattaagaatggtgtggggtccattaaaaagggtaaatagtgatAGGTAAGTAGTGAAAGGTAAGTAGTGATGGGtggttgggtaagtaaggtatataggGGTATATTcataattacttgtgtgaactaaggatatttaggtaaaaaaagattgacaaaaatagaaatgagacaattaaaaaAACTTTGCCAAATGAGGAAATGGGACTATTATAatgattcggagggagtatcacttttatttttattaaaaggtaAAGTAAAAAAAGAATAGAACTAAATGAATATCGAACTCATTACATTTATCGAAGAAAatagtaacttttttatttgTGCTAAGAGCTAGgaatatctttttatttatcccacttttcttttataaaaaggTTTATGAACAACAATACTCTAATTACCGATCATAAATAGTAAGTAAATTTGcacttatattaatattttatcaatACAAGGATCTTACatgatttaattttctttattattttggaCAAAGACTCTacataaattcattttgatCACAATTACATGgaaaaaagtgcaaaataaaagtgaaaatatattaaaattacgagattatttaatttaaaataaaaaatatattaaaataatcttTTGTCCTACTTAATTTgacctattttttattttaatctattctAAATGATTTaccctatttttattttgtaaatgtctATAAACCCATCATTTTTTGCTCTCTCTTATTTCTAAACTTCATAGTATCTTTATTTACTATATCCAATTGTCTAATATAGAGAGTCGTGGTGGTGGAGTTGTATATACTGTTTGGTGGGtaatttttctaatattatAGGTTTGGAAAAAGTAAACTTCATTAAATGTGTATGCAAGTTAATACATTATTTATGAGTTTGTGGGCCCAAACCTACGGATACCCCATAAATATATCCACACTAACTGACATATAAAGTAATTATGTGATGAATTATTACGGTCTAAACACCTGACATTAGAGTAGTTTATGTTATAGAAGCAATGATATCAGATATAGAGAAACTGACAAGCAAATGAAGATTGAAAATGACAAGGAGTATATCAACATGTCAGGCTGGCTATCCAGTTGTCTTTGATGTTTTACATTTTTGTgtcatttttgtaattttttccatttttaagcctattttattcttcaatcaTTTGTCTATATCTTCATTATTTGTTGATTACTAATGACCTAAAATTGAGAATAACAACTTTGGTGTCCAAATTCTCATATTTCAAATTCCAGACCAAGTGCTTAACTTTGAGGTAAGTCCGACTTTTTTGTTCCATTAAAATTGttacattttttaaatattaatattgcacTTTCTAATTAGAATTAAAGTTTTTCTTTAAATGCTAATgctttttttatcgtatttttatTGATCGAAAAATGTTTTTAGATTTTGAAAGTGAAATATTTTATCAttacttttttatatattcAAATCATAGTCCTAGTGTTATAAACaagattattttcataattcCCTTAATAATCTCTTGTAggttattgttttaaagtgctAAAGTTCATTTTTAGTTCTACATGGAAGAATCATAACTTTAGTACTTGAattaagttttgatgatgaaaaaTCAAGAACATATTAGGATCAATTATATGGATGGTGTACTATATTTTAGATTTTACtatatcttgtatgagaccgtttcatcaTAAGACGGATTCATATAATTAACTCATTTCATTAGTTtatcattttaacacactaaatatAAATGGATCTACCCAATAAAAATAGTGATCTCAACATGAGATTGAAACCGTCTCAATCAAGAATTATGATttagattaaattttaagctaataattttttttattgacatGAAAGGTAAATTAGCtatattaaagtaaaaaatattttaaaaacaacaTCCGTAATCCAAATAGGATTATCATATAGCTAGCCAAACCTCAAGGCAAACACTATATATGTTACAGCCCGTCGGGCTTATTATAGTTATGTTACAGCGGGTCGGGCTTACTATAGTTACGATACAGCCCATAGGGCTAATCTATGAGCAACTTTGTTACATTCTCTATAATATAAGAGATTTATTGAATTTGATGAAGtgtagaatttttattaattatagaaTTCTTAATAAGTTTAGGTTGATTAATTACAGGTAATTTAACTTAATTCTCTACTTGGAACAAAATGGGTTATTGGAAAACAAAGGTTCTACCAAAGATTCAGAAGGTTTTTGGGAAAGATGTTGCTAAAAAAGCTGCTGCCGTAGAAGCATGCAAGTCTTTCAATGACTCCAAGGTTACACCTAACTTCATAATTCAGCAAGGATTAATTGCGGATCCAAAATTTTAATAATgggttttcaaaattaataataattggagagcttataattttttttaaaattttttttaaagaaatttattatGATTTACGTATGCTCTTGTTAAGAAATCATCTCGATTAAAAACTAAGTTATTGTTGATTGAAGTCTCTTAATATGTTCTATACTTTATTACGCCTATCACACTAAAGTCTTTGAGCTATAAGTGTGgagagattcgaacccgtgattTCCTGTCACTTTAGTCGCTTAACTCTAAGTCGATGATTGAAGCCAAGATATATTTTATAGTCCCCTACTAGTCAGGGAGTTCTTTTAATCCCATGTGTCAAACTGTTAGAaaactgttagagtatataacatatgttggggcctcaaccatcagcttaagcttttggttgagttggttccttgacacaaACAACCCCTAAGGGATAATCACATAATAGATTATGTTTTGATTGGTGATATTTTTGTATAAATCATACTTGAgctagaatattaagttatgtttcaattGGAATAATATcataaacttgaaaattaaattattttttaatatcatccTTTGTTTAGGAGGAAGTATCCAAGGAATTTGAAGAGAAGAAGGCAGAGCTACAGCTAAAAGTTGTGGAAATCTATGAAAAATCAGATACTGAAATCCAGGTTAGCCATTTGATTTTATTGTGAAGACAGATTACTAGTTTAGGATGGATCGAATATTCATATCAGCGTGTGTACAGATAAATTCGACTCACATTTTATGTACTTTATGTTGCACAaacaatttaatataattgagtttttatcaaataacctgATAAAAAACTAGTAGATCCGGGCTCAGATTCCCTCGACTATTTGTCACTCAACAAAGGgtgttttaatttgtattttgatcGTAACATATATTAAGTCGTAGATTGCATTAACCATAATTATTTACCGTAAAAGATAATTTTTCCcgtattttaggtttttttaagttTCATATCCATTGCACTTCTGACCACCCTTTGAATTGAATTCTTACTCCACACAAATGCAGACATTGGTAAAAGATCCCAAAGAAGCTGATCTCAAGAAGCATTCAGTCAAAGTTCAAAAGTTCCTTGATGAACTTGTTAAAATTGGTGAGTAAACATACAAATTAGTCACTTTTTCTTTGTGTAACATTTTCCAAGCTAAAATCAGGGTTGCACCCTTATAAAAACTCGATCAAAAATTTAAGACGATGCTTGTAGGCTGTAGCCTTAAGATATGCTATGCATTCTATCATGATTCACGACTCTTCACACGAAAGTTAGAAGTCTGGGTGCAGTACATGTCATTTTCATACCTGCTGTGTGAGGAGGTGGATGGTTTGAATTCACGACCTCTCGTCATGTTGGTCCTAATACCATATCAAAAGATCGACTTAAGCAAAAGTTAATGATGATGCTTGTAAccctaaaatatattatacattCTATCATGACTCTTTTCACGAAAGTTAGAAGTCTGCTGGGTGCAATAAATGTCTTTTTCATACTTGCCTCATGAGGGTTGGATGGTGAACCTCTTGTCTTGTTGGTCTTGATGCCATATCAAGagatcaactcaaccaaaagcttaagcggATGGTTATAAATTTGTACTTGTATCCCATAATTAGCTATACACCCTTATAAAAACTCGACCAAAAGCTTAAGATGTTTGTAGCTCTAAAACATGTTATACATTCTATCATTAATTACTATTTACACGAAAGTTAAAAGTCTAGTTGCAGCACATGTCCCTCTCATACCTACACATGAGGGGTGGATGGTGTTTGATTTTACAACTTCTCGTCATGTTGGTCCTGATACCAAGTCAAAATATCgactcaatcaaaagtttaagcggCTGATTATACTTATaccccataatatgttatacaCCCTATCAAAAACTCCTATTTATGCTATGAATTCAATTTTCCTCTCCAAGTACATAGAACTATCATCTAACATCCCAATAAAACCTGCACAGAATTCCCAGGATCCAAACTAGCCTGTGAGGCAAGTTCAAAGTTCGGTCCAGCTCTCGTTCCAGGACCGATAATCTTCGTGTTCGAAAAGGTGTCGTGTTTTATAGTCACAGAAGACAAAACCAGGGAAATACAAGTCGAACCAACAGCATCCGAACCATCAGAACCAACCGAAACAAGCAAGCCTGATAAGGTCGAGACTGCTGCTCCTGCTGACACCGTGACACCAAAGGAAGTCGATCCTCCTAAGGCCGAGACTGCAGCCGAGGATAAAACCGTCACTCCTAAGGAAGACGATCCTCCTAAGGCCGAGACTGCAGCCGAGGATCAGACCGAGCCAGCTAAGGACCAAGACCCACCTAAGGAGCCTGCAGAACAACCAGCAAAGGCTGAGTAAATCAGTTTCACTATTTTGTACAAAAATTGTATAAGTGTAATTTCTTATACTGTTTTTTGATTgctatttttttgggtttgtcAAATTGCAAAGTGCAAACATTCTTATGCTTGTGAATCATTTGTCAAGATCACTTTTTTCTTCATCATAGTGAAAAtgtaatgaaaatattaatattgtgAATTGTGACATATATATCTTCACCGTTATTTGATATGTTTAAGTTTATTATTGttggagtatataatatatcttcagGCTGTAACTATCGATTAAGATTCTGATCGAGTGTTTTtattgacatggtattagaagccaacgtgacaaaaaGATTATTGATTCAAGTCTCATCCCAAATCTTATTTCATGTGAGTATTTAGAACCATGTTGTGTtcattggggttattaagttgATTTCGGGTTAAGTGTTTCAGAGTGGTTTGAAATCGTATTTTGTGTCAATTATATTtacataattgaaaataatttttaagtcgGATCAAATCAGGTTCGGTTATAAAGTCAGGTAAATTTCAAGTcatcgggtctgttttgaacatctCTAAGTCTGTGTATAAGAAAGATGTGTTGCATGTTGCATCTATGCTTCTGGCCTAAGGGCTTTTGTCTATGGCAGCATATTGAGGTAGTCTTAATCACCGATTTTAgcttttaattgaattgatttgTTGATATTTGTACAGGGTATATGTTTGTGCAAATGACCATGTGTGATGTCAATGTGTACACCTTTTGATTCAATTATTGCATTAATTTATAACTTATCTATTATGGACTATCTACCTACTACCAGATATTTTGAGTTTCAATAATTCTGCCTATTATCATTTTCCTGTTCACCTTCCTTAGACTTTTTCCTTCACTTGCTTTCAATCATGAAACTGCCTTGTTTCAATCATACACTTTCACAAACTTTTAAATGAAATATTCTTATGTTGAGATTATTTTAATTGAACTGGTCTACGAATATTTTGTGggttaaagtaattatttataattttaaagtgctcAATTATAgaaatgaattaattatatgGACCCGTCTCATGATGAAACATGTtttcatacaagacgagttgctcactttaaaattgatcactttaacacactGAATATACATGCGTTAGCCTGATAAAAAGTAGTCTCAGCAAGGTTGTTAGGATCGAGATTCTACCAATGATCGATGAGAGGGTAGGATCAAAATCGATAGAATCGGATCCTATAATTATGCATTAATATGCTTTGGAtaactaattatttattatatttgttattaatttagttttaaggagtaaattaaaatttatttaagttcatctattaagttataaaaaataatacttttaataatcatttgaactgtaaataaacaaaaaacttaACTTTTTTACGATTGAGAGACTATCTTGTAGAATCAGATCATTGAATTGTGGAATTTTGTTATGACCATACCTCCTAAATTTTTGAAATAAGTAAAATCGTATGATTCTACCAACTTTGACCCTATCTACGATCCGTATCGGTGGCTTATTTTTGAATTGTAAGATCGTATAATCGTAGATGAGGATCGAGATTCTAGTAGGTATGGGTCTCACTAATGTGTGTCGAAAAACAGAGCCTTTGGGCCTTAGACTGCCAACCCAAAGAGTTAAAAAAAACCCATGTATAAAATGGCGGGAAGAATATTATTTATCTACTAACTTTCCCGCCAAAACCGATAATCTAATTCATTACTTCCATTTTCTGGGATTCAACTCTAGACCTTAAACCCTTTCAACTACTAATCGGCTCGCATTAGAAGAGAGATAGAGAGAGAAAATTTGGCAAAACAATGGACTATGGAGCTCTATTCGTTGATGAAACTGCTGCTCCCGTCGAAAATGCTTTTCTGGAGTTCTTGAAAAGGTTCAACTTTCTCTTTTTCACTTGTTTTGATCTGGAATCGTGTTTTTTTGTAttatcttattaattttttttatttctttatggCTGAAGaaatttgattgattttgatCAGTTTCCGTGTGGATTTGAACTCGCGACATCCATATTATGTATCTGAAATTGAAACAATGGAGGAAATTGAATCAACAACTATGTTTATCGATTTCTCTCATGTTATGCGATTTGATGATACTCTTCAGAAGGCGATTTCCGATGAATATTTGAGGTAATAGTCCAATACTAAGTATTTTTATGcgatttgatatttattttaattttaatttttctaactTTATGTTTCTCAACAGATTTGAGCCGTATCTAAAAAATGCTTGTAAGAGGTTCGTGATGGAGCGGAAGCCTACTTTTATTGCCGAAGATAACCCGAATAAGGACATCAATATTGCTTTCTATAATATTCCTCTTGTCAAGCGGTAATCAATTGATTTTATGTTTGAAATCTTCAAATTAAAATGCCTTATAATTGAATATAATGGACTAATAACATATTAACATTTTCTGGCAAAGGTTGATGAGAAACCtatatttgatgattttgatCTCTAAATTGGAGCCAATTATTGACATTGGAGTAATTTGATGTGTTCAATATGAGAATGCTGCGGTGTCTAGGTCTTTTTCCTCGAATCAATTCAATTTGTTGTGAATGCAGATTGAGAGAGTTAACCACTGCTGAAATTGGTAGATTAGTATCTGTAACTGGAGTAGTTACTCGAACCAGTGAGGTTAGACCTGAGCTACTTCAAGGTACTTTCAAGTGCTTGGATTGTGGTACTCTTGTTAAGAATGTTGAACAGCAATTTAAATATTCTGAGGTGTGTGATGAATTATGAATAACATTCTATCTAGCTATATAGAAGTATAAGATGATTTGATTAATTTAGCCAAGCTTGTTGCAGCCAACGATTTGTATCAATGCAACCTGTGCAAATAGAACAAAATGGGCGTTGCTTAGACAAGAAAGTAAATTTACTGATTGGCAAAGGGTAAGAATGCAGGAAACCTCCAAAGAAATTCCTGCAGGCTCTCTTCCTAGATCACTTGACATCATTCTGCGCCATGAGATTGTTGAGCAGGCTAGAGCTGGAGACACGTAAGCAATTGCAAGATGATTTGTTTTGTTGAAAGGTCTTACAAAGGTTTAATTCGTACAAACTCGTGTTTTGTTTAGGGTCATATTCACTGGAACTGTGGTCGTCATACCTGATATAATGGCATTGACTTCTCCTGGGGAGAGAGCAGAATGTCGTCGAAATTCTACTTCACAACCTAAGGGTAATGCATCAGGGAATGAAGGGGTTAGGGGTTTAAAATCATTGGGTGTAAGAGACCTCAATTACCGTCTTGCTTTTATTGCTAATTCTGTCCAGGTGTGTTTATAAAACTTAGTTTCAGCTCATTGAAGAATTTGAAATTTGCATTTGTGTGATTCAAGCCTTtgttaaatcatattttttcaattagATTGCTGATGGTAGAAGAGATATTGACATCAGAAATCGGAAGAAGGATTCTGAAGAGGATGACAGCCAGCAGTTCACGGTGTGTTCCTTGAGTTATTCTTAAGAATTTTCAGCTATTAGTGGTTTGATTTTCAGTTTATTTGAGACAACTGCATGATTCATTTCTGTATCTTTTGaatcttttgtgcatgtgtgCACATGTCTCTGTGCTTTATTTTTCATCTGATAGAATGCATGTTGCATGTACTTCTCCTAACATTTATCTTTGTATCAAATATGTTAGGTGTTGGCAGTTATATTGAAAATAGCTAGTTGTAGTGCCCTAAATGGTTGAGAACACATCTGAAATTCCTTTTTATTTCGTAGGATTTATCAAATGTGTTGCCAGCCTCGACTATGCATTAATATATATCTAATTGATTGTTAAGCTCCTTTGATATAGTCTATACAAGTAGTTTCATGCTGAAGTTTCGGACTTGATGGCATGATTGTTTGTCCAAACTGACAGGCAGAGGAGCTCAACGAAATCCAAAGAATGAGAAACACTCCTGATTTTTTCAATAGGCTTGTAGATAGTATTGCTCCAACTGTATTTGGCCACCAAGATATCAAGCGAGCGATTATTCTAATGCTATTAGGTGGTGTTCACAAGACTACTGAAGAAGGCATCAACTTAAGAGGGGATATCAATGTTTGCATTGTAGGGGACCCCAGCTGTGCAAAGTCTCAGTTTCTCAAGTAATCTATTGTTGAGCGCTGTtgtaggtttttaattattgttttcacCCTTTGTTTATTTCCACCTAAAAAACTGATCATCTTACATTATCCTCATGCAGGTATACTTCTGGTCTTGTCCCTAGATCTGTATACACATCAGGGAAATCATCCTCTGCTGCTGGTTTAACTGCTACTGTGGCTAAAGAACCAGAAACTGGAGAATTCTGTATTGAGgtattttttaatgaatttttctCAGTGTGATGTGGTAATAGAACTATTTTGGTTGGACAACCATCCTTATAAAAATAGCTTTTCCATATACATCTGTTACTATTAGgtgaatatatttaattatctttggttgaaattagtggaaaaaatgctaCCATTTACTCGGTCTCTTTCTTCTGTATTCCTCTTCCCCTTCTCCCTTACCATTGCTCCCCTTTTCTGAATTATTAGGAAATATAACACATACAGAATGAAGCTCGAATAGAATTTTCATTGTCATTTACTTctcatagaaaataaaattgaattaatttcaaaatgtttaccatagatatatacatatatatttttcagTGTTGCCTGTAGAAAGCTATAAAAGGTACATTGTATGTTTACTGGCTGCTGCCTTGTTGTGAACTTATATCTCAGATTCTCAGCTACATAGAATGATCTAAGATACCTACATAAACTGCTTACTTTGTCACTTGTTTTTAGTGCATCAGCGAAGGTGTGGTTGGTTTCGAATcctaataacttttcatttgaaaattttaggcTGGAGCTCTAATGTTAGCTGATAATGGTATCTGTTGCATTGATGAATTTGACAAAATGGATGTCCGAGATCAGGTAATGTGCTAACAAAAATTCATTAAATGTATCCTGTTTATTCTGTTGTTTGTTACTTATGCGCAATTCAATTTGAAGGTTGCTATTCATGAAGCCATGGAGCAGCAGACAATAAGTATAACCAAAGCAGGAATACAGGCAACACTAAATGCTAGGACTTCTATTTTAGCCGCCGCCAATCCTACCGGGGGTCGCTATGACAAAACAAAACCACTAAAGGTAAGAATTTCTACTTCCAAGTTATATACAGTTATCTATGGCGTAAACTTTATTTATTTCACCTCCCTAAATTTTGAAAACTGTGACTTTGCTTTTAACTTGGGTTCTCAAAACTTTGACTGATTCAGACTTCTCTTTAAACAGTATAATGTGGCTTTACCTCCAGCAATCCTCTCGAGATTtgatttggtatatgttatgaTAGACGATCCAGATGATCAAATTGATTACCACATTGCTCACCATATTGTTAGGGTGCACCAAAGGTGTGAAGATGCATTGTCACCTCCATTTACTACTGCCCAGCTAAAACGTTATATTGCCTATGCAAAAACTTTGAAACCAAAGGTTCTCTCATCAATCTTTACTTGCATGACTTTTCCTGCTAGTTTCATAATCATTTGTGTATCTCAATTGCCACTTTTCTTTTCACTTTGAACAGCTAAGTTCGGAAGCTAGGCAATTGTTAGTTGACTCGTATGTCACCCTTCGAAGAGGTGATGCTGCTCCAGGTAGTAGAGTTGCTTACAGGATGACTGTTCGGCAGCTGGAGGCATTGATCCGACTATCAGAAGCCATTGCACGAAGTCACTTGGAAATTGAGGTGTATATTCGTAATTTCGTATGGAAACCTGCTATGTTTTTGATGATCGGAAACAGCTAAACTGCCAACGTTTGTCTTTTAGGTACTACCTCGCCATGTTGCTGTCGCAGTGCGGCTGCTGAAGACATCAGTTATCAGGTAACGAACGCCAGGAGCTGTGATCTCCATGTTCATGCCCTTGACCGTATTCATCTGATCAATTGACATTTTAAGCTAAATGTGTATTGTTCTATAATGCAGCGTGGAATCCAGTGAAATTGATCTGTCTGAGTTTAACGAAGATGTTAATGATGCCGAAGCTGGTGGAGATGGTCAGCCTGGTCTTGCTGAAAGTAAACAAGCTTCAGCTGATACAGGTAAGATTGTAAATCATCATTATAGACATCCTGTATTGCAAAATGCAAATGTTGTAGATCTTTATCTATTTGAATgttgtgattttcaattttctatTCAGTTGTATTCAGAAATCAGAATTTAGCAGTCTACTGGAAAAGAAGTTACTTgtccattttcattttttcggtGCACACAAGGGGGATTAAGAAAGGGGGTAGGGGGTAGCTTGAAAAGATGGGAGGCTAGAAGTTGCCAAAACTATCTAAAGCACTTCtggtaaaattaattttttggtttgagTAGAATACCACTGTTAACATGCAAGCCTAATTAATCTTGCAGGAAAGGATGGTGGTCCTAAAGCTCAGGAACAGAATTTGGTGGTCACAGATGAACATTTTAACAAAGTAACACAAGCACTTGTTATTCGGCTAAGACAACTTGAAGAGACTGCCGAGCAAGAAGGTATACCGGATTTGTAGATTGTTTTCACTAGTTGGAAATTTCATTTCCATCTTCATAAAATTTGACAAAAGTAGCCTTTTACAACTTGATCTTTGAAGTTATTTGTGGCATCTGTTGGTGAAATTGAAGAAGCTAATGGCAGAGAAGTCTGCCTTGTGTTAATATGCTGCTAGTCGTGATTATGTATTCAGAAAACACCTTGTATTATGCAGGGAAAGGCCTTCTTGGAACAAGACAGA
The Amaranthus tricolor cultivar Red isolate AtriRed21 chromosome 11, ASM2621246v1, whole genome shotgun sequence DNA segment above includes these coding regions:
- the LOC130827676 gene encoding plasma membrane-associated cation-binding protein 1, which translates into the protein MGYWKTKVLPKIQKVFGKDVAKKAAAVEACKSFNDSKEEVSKEFEEKKAELQLKVVEIYEKSDTEIQTLVKDPKEADLKKHSVKVQKFLDELVKIEFPGSKLACEASSKFGPALVPGPIIFVFEKVSCFIVTEDKTREIQVEPTASEPSEPTETSKPDKVETAAPADTVTPKEVDPPKAETAAEDKTVTPKEDDPPKAETAAEDQTEPAKDQDPPKEPAEQPAKAE
- the LOC130827677 gene encoding DNA replication licensing factor MCM6-like isoform X1; its protein translation is MDYGALFVDETAAPVENAFLEFLKSFRVDLNSRHPYYVSEIETMEEIESTTMFIDFSHVMRFDDTLQKAISDEYLRFEPYLKNACKRFVMERKPTFIAEDNPNKDINIAFYNIPLVKRLRELTTAEIGRLVSVTGVVTRTSEVRPELLQGTFKCLDCGTLVKNVEQQFKYSEPTICINATCANRTKWALLRQESKFTDWQRVRMQETSKEIPAGSLPRSLDIILRHEIVEQARAGDTVIFTGTVVVIPDIMALTSPGERAECRRNSTSQPKGNASGNEGVRGLKSLGVRDLNYRLAFIANSVQIADGRRDIDIRNRKKDSEEDDSQQFTAEELNEIQRMRNTPDFFNRLVDSIAPTVFGHQDIKRAIILMLLGGVHKTTEEGINLRGDINVCIVGDPSCAKSQFLKYTSGLVPRSVYTSGKSSSAAGLTATVAKEPETGEFCIEAGALMLADNGICCIDEFDKMDVRDQVAIHEAMEQQTISITKAGIQATLNARTSILAAANPTGGRYDKTKPLKYNVALPPAILSRFDLVYVMIDDPDDQIDYHIAHHIVRVHQRCEDALSPPFTTAQLKRYIAYAKTLKPKLSSEARQLLVDSYVTLRRGDAAPGSRVAYRMTVRQLEALIRLSEAIARSHLEIEVLPRHVAVAVRLLKTSVISVESSEIDLSEFNEDVNDAEAGGDGQPGLAESKQASADTGKDGGPKAQEQNLVVTDEHFNKVTQALVIRLRQLEETAEQEGKGLLGTRQKELIQWYVAQQNEKNSYSSMEDARNDVKIVRAIIQKLIKEGNLIVVDDGRQAATGVVGEEQPTQPPVSKDDRILAVAPNYVID
- the LOC130827677 gene encoding DNA replication licensing factor MCM6-like isoform X2 codes for the protein MEEIESTTMFIDFSHVMRFDDTLQKAISDEYLRFEPYLKNACKRFVMERKPTFIAEDNPNKDINIAFYNIPLVKRLRELTTAEIGRLVSVTGVVTRTSEVRPELLQGTFKCLDCGTLVKNVEQQFKYSEPTICINATCANRTKWALLRQESKFTDWQRVRMQETSKEIPAGSLPRSLDIILRHEIVEQARAGDTVIFTGTVVVIPDIMALTSPGERAECRRNSTSQPKGNASGNEGVRGLKSLGVRDLNYRLAFIANSVQIADGRRDIDIRNRKKDSEEDDSQQFTAEELNEIQRMRNTPDFFNRLVDSIAPTVFGHQDIKRAIILMLLGGVHKTTEEGINLRGDINVCIVGDPSCAKSQFLKYTSGLVPRSVYTSGKSSSAAGLTATVAKEPETGEFCIEAGALMLADNGICCIDEFDKMDVRDQVAIHEAMEQQTISITKAGIQATLNARTSILAAANPTGGRYDKTKPLKYNVALPPAILSRFDLVYVMIDDPDDQIDYHIAHHIVRVHQRCEDALSPPFTTAQLKRYIAYAKTLKPKLSSEARQLLVDSYVTLRRGDAAPGSRVAYRMTVRQLEALIRLSEAIARSHLEIEVLPRHVAVAVRLLKTSVISVESSEIDLSEFNEDVNDAEAGGDGQPGLAESKQASADTGKDGGPKAQEQNLVVTDEHFNKVTQALVIRLRQLEETAEQEGKGLLGTRQKELIQWYVAQQNEKNSYSSMEDARNDVKIVRAIIQKLIKEGNLIVVDDGRQAATGVVGEEQPTQPPVSKDDRILAVAPNYVID